In one Acidobacteriota bacterium genomic region, the following are encoded:
- a CDS encoding Crp/Fnr family transcriptional regulator — MRQRLLQFPHLAALASVTLECLVRCGSPRTLAADERVIRQGEPGHALLIVLHGRLKMTRSLENGREVLLALFNPGDLVGVAAGLGGQVSDASVTAMESSLCLELPREPLLEALAGEPGLLADLLPVLTRRVAECGNCVVEGTFFRVEPRIARLLLKLAESVGRQEDGEDNAVFVPVPLSRQDLADMAGTTLETSIRILSRWGKEDLVETRPDGFLIRRPRDLEALCGG; from the coding sequence GTGCGCCAACGCCTACTGCAGTTCCCTCACCTCGCCGCTCTGGCCTCAGTGACCCTCGAGTGCCTCGTCCGTTGCGGCTCTCCGCGAACACTGGCCGCGGACGAGCGGGTGATCCGCCAGGGAGAGCCGGGCCACGCCCTGCTCATCGTTCTCCACGGGCGACTCAAGATGACCCGCAGTCTGGAGAACGGGCGGGAGGTCCTGCTGGCGCTCTTCAACCCTGGCGATCTGGTCGGGGTGGCAGCGGGGCTGGGGGGGCAGGTGAGCGATGCCTCCGTCACCGCCATGGAGAGCTCCCTATGCCTGGAGCTACCACGAGAGCCGCTGCTGGAGGCCCTCGCCGGCGAACCTGGCCTGTTGGCAGATCTCCTGCCGGTGCTCACCCGCCGGGTGGCGGAATGCGGCAACTGCGTGGTGGAGGGCACCTTCTTCCGCGTCGAGCCCCGCATCGCCCGCCTCCTCCTCAAGCTCGCCGAGAGCGTCGGCCGCCAGGAAGACGGCGAAGACAACGCAGTCTTCGTCCCCGTCCCCCTCTCCCGCCAAGACCTCGCCGATATGGCCGGCACGACCCTAGAAACCAGCATCCGCATCCTCAGCCGCTGGGGCAAAGAAGACCTGGTCGAAACCCGCCCCGACGGCTTCCTGATCCGCCGTCCGCGAGACCTCGAAGCCCTCTGCGGGGGCTGA
- a CDS encoding radical SAM protein has translation MLSELRTNSALLKLDLYCKGLRLDDSCFVTDDGGRPILRTRAGLGSGLELVLPGNVWTNAPVSEDFAAESPYTLHRLDSGRYELRWEGERVLEPQLSPRPEWYDRETTTGKPMTRIGTLQGTYLGIYQAKVCEYWTQKPQRVNCKFCSVGLNLGVDDADDKSVEEVMEVIRAARRESGITYVDFNTGHYEGDTYLDLLEPFIRRIKDELGLLVGVQTPPHRDLKRYDHLREIGVNRVSFCFEIFDRKLFAEICPGKHEEYGLDHYLEAVRYCATLGKQGPRHEPWVSNGEIIAGLEPPESSIAAIDWITSVGGIPTVCVFRPLKGTDLEHYPAPKTEDMIPVFTRLYEACMERGLPIGCAPNVHVSLVMLPEECAALSQKRYPLQNLKLKALKRLYGWQFDRRLRHMEARSAA, from the coding sequence ATGTTGTCGGAGCTGCGAACGAATAGTGCCCTGCTCAAACTAGACCTCTACTGCAAAGGATTGCGGTTGGACGATTCCTGCTTCGTCACCGACGACGGCGGGCGGCCGATTTTGCGCACCCGGGCGGGGTTGGGGAGCGGGCTGGAGCTGGTCCTGCCGGGGAATGTGTGGACCAACGCGCCGGTGAGCGAGGACTTCGCCGCCGAGTCCCCTTACACCCTGCACCGGCTGGACAGCGGCCGCTACGAGCTGCGCTGGGAAGGGGAGCGGGTGTTGGAGCCGCAGCTCTCGCCGCGCCCCGAGTGGTACGACCGGGAAACCACCACCGGCAAGCCCATGACCCGCATCGGCACCCTCCAGGGCACCTACCTGGGTATCTACCAGGCCAAGGTCTGCGAGTATTGGACCCAGAAGCCGCAGCGGGTGAACTGCAAATTCTGCTCCGTGGGGCTCAACCTGGGCGTCGACGACGCCGACGACAAGAGCGTCGAGGAGGTGATGGAGGTGATCCGCGCCGCCCGCCGGGAGTCGGGCATCACCTACGTCGACTTCAACACCGGCCACTACGAGGGCGACACCTACCTCGACCTGCTGGAGCCCTTCATTCGCCGCATCAAGGACGAGCTGGGGCTGTTGGTGGGCGTGCAGACGCCGCCCCATCGGGATTTGAAGCGCTACGACCACCTGCGGGAGATCGGGGTCAACCGCGTCTCCTTCTGCTTCGAGATCTTCGACCGCAAGCTCTTCGCCGAGATCTGCCCGGGCAAGCACGAGGAATACGGCCTCGACCACTACTTGGAAGCGGTGCGCTACTGCGCCACCCTGGGCAAGCAGGGCCCGCGCCACGAGCCCTGGGTGTCCAACGGCGAGATCATCGCCGGCCTCGAGCCGCCGGAGTCGAGCATCGCCGCCATCGACTGGATCACCTCCGTAGGGGGCATCCCCACGGTGTGTGTCTTCCGGCCCTTGAAGGGCACCGACCTGGAGCACTACCCGGCGCCCAAGACCGAGGACATGATCCCCGTCTTCACCCGCCTCTACGAAGCCTGCATGGAGCGCGGCCTGCCCATCGGCTGCGCTCCCAACGTGCACGTCAGTCTGGTGATGCTGCCGGAGGAATGCGCGGCCCTCAGCCAGAAGCGCTATCCGCTGCAGAACCTGAAGCTCAAGGCCCTCAAGCGCCTCTACGGCTGGCAATTCGACCGCCGGCTGCGGCACATGGAGGCCCGCTCCGCGGCTTGA